A genomic region of Herbaspirillum sp. DW155 contains the following coding sequences:
- a CDS encoding TRAP transporter small permease, translating into MKLLDHLEEWLIAFLMAAATFIIFLAVVHRYASGLDIPWLQDQLIQINMSWAQELCIFMFVWMAKFGAAYGVRTGIHVGVDVLINRMNTPWRNKFVLFGLFAGALFTGIVGTFGAEFVYDIAQHDSTSEVLELPMWIVYLAVPLGSYLMCFRFLQVAWNFYRTGELPRHDHAHVEGLDEETSGGKA; encoded by the coding sequence ATGAAGTTACTCGACCATCTGGAAGAGTGGCTGATCGCGTTCCTCATGGCCGCGGCCACCTTCATCATTTTCCTGGCGGTGGTACACCGCTATGCCTCGGGTCTGGACATCCCCTGGCTGCAGGACCAGCTTATCCAGATCAACATGAGCTGGGCCCAGGAGCTGTGCATCTTCATGTTCGTGTGGATGGCCAAGTTCGGCGCCGCCTATGGCGTGCGCACCGGCATCCACGTGGGCGTCGACGTGCTCATCAACCGCATGAACACACCGTGGCGCAACAAGTTCGTGCTCTTCGGTCTCTTTGCTGGCGCGCTCTTCACCGGCATCGTCGGAACCTTCGGTGCCGAATTCGTCTACGACATCGCGCAACACGACAGCACCTCCGAAGTACTGGAGCTGCCGATGTGGATCGTCTACCTGGCCGTGCCGCTGGGGTCGTACCTGATGTGTTTCCGCTTCCTCCAGGTCGCGTGGAATTTTTATCGGACCGGCGAATTGCCCAGGCATGACCATGCCCATGTTGAAGGTCTCGACGAAGAAACCAGCGGAGGCAAAGCATGA
- a CDS encoding TRAP transporter substrate-binding protein produces the protein MKLKSIVVALATATVVNASLAASAFAQQPIIIKFSHVVANDTPKGKAAERFKELAEKATKGRVKVEVYPNSTLYKDKEELEALQLGAVQMLAPSLAKFGPLGVKEFEVFDLPYIFPTKEVLYRVTEGPIGRDLFKKLEPKGITGLAYWDNGFKVMSANKPLHRPADFRGLKMRIQSSKVLDAQMRALGANPQVLAFSEVYQALQTGVVDGTENPPSNLYTQKMHEVQKHVTVSNHGYLGYAVIVNKKFWDGLPSDVRTQLEGAMKDATKYANAIAQQENDAALAAVEKTGKTTVYRLTDAEKTEWRKALLPVQQQMASRIGKDLIDAVNKEAAALGQK, from the coding sequence ATGAAACTGAAGTCCATCGTCGTGGCGCTGGCCACGGCCACCGTGGTCAACGCCAGCCTGGCTGCCAGCGCCTTTGCGCAGCAACCCATCATCATCAAGTTCAGTCACGTGGTCGCCAACGACACGCCCAAGGGCAAGGCTGCCGAACGCTTCAAGGAACTGGCCGAGAAGGCTACCAAGGGCCGCGTCAAGGTCGAGGTCTATCCCAACAGCACGCTGTACAAGGACAAGGAAGAACTGGAAGCCCTGCAACTGGGCGCGGTGCAGATGCTGGCGCCGTCGCTGGCCAAGTTCGGCCCGCTGGGTGTAAAGGAATTCGAGGTCTTCGACCTGCCTTATATCTTCCCCACCAAGGAAGTGCTGTACCGCGTGACCGAAGGTCCGATCGGCCGTGACCTGTTCAAGAAGCTGGAGCCCAAGGGCATTACCGGCCTGGCCTATTGGGACAATGGTTTCAAGGTGATGTCGGCCAACAAGCCGCTGCACCGTCCGGCCGATTTCCGTGGCCTGAAGATGCGCATCCAGTCCTCCAAGGTACTCGATGCCCAGATGCGCGCACTGGGCGCCAACCCGCAGGTGCTGGCCTTCTCGGAGGTGTATCAGGCGCTGCAGACCGGCGTGGTCGATGGCACCGAGAACCCGCCCTCGAACCTCTATACCCAGAAGATGCATGAAGTGCAGAAGCACGTCACCGTCTCCAATCACGGCTATCTGGGCTACGCGGTGATCGTCAACAAGAAGTTCTGGGATGGCCTGCCTTCGGACGTGCGCACCCAGCTCGAAGGCGCCATGAAGGACGCCACCAAGTATGCCAACGCGATTGCCCAGCAGGAAAATGACGCCGCCCTGGCCGCCGTCGAGAAGACCGGCAAGACCACCGTCTATCGCCTGACCGACGCCGAGAAGACCGAATGGCGCAAGGCACTGCTGCCGGTGCAGCAGCAGATGGCCAGCCGCATCGGCAAGGACCTGATCGATGCCGTCAACAAGGAAGCGGCGGCGCTGGGCCAGAAGTAA
- a CDS encoding response regulator, giving the protein MLHIVDDEEIIRDSLTWLARSRNIAATAYESGAAVLGALAQANGIDAEGECLLLDVRMPGTSGVALFNELKTRGLLHRRPVIFLTGHGDVPMAVDMLKNGAFDFFEKPFNDNQLMDRVLEALENSRAGGAEDAVQSRLTALSAREREVLDLILAGKMNKVIADELGISMRTVEVHRAHIFDKMNVKTAVELARLLK; this is encoded by the coding sequence ATGCTGCACATAGTCGACGACGAAGAAATCATCCGCGATTCGCTGACCTGGCTGGCGCGCTCGCGCAACATCGCCGCCACCGCCTATGAAAGCGGCGCCGCCGTGCTGGGCGCGCTGGCCCAGGCCAACGGCATCGATGCCGAGGGCGAATGCCTGCTGCTGGACGTGCGCATGCCCGGCACCAGTGGCGTGGCGCTGTTCAATGAACTGAAGACGCGCGGCCTGTTGCACCGGCGTCCGGTGATCTTCCTCACCGGCCACGGCGATGTGCCCATGGCGGTGGACATGCTGAAAAACGGCGCCTTCGATTTCTTCGAAAAACCCTTCAACGACAACCAGTTGATGGACCGCGTACTGGAAGCGCTGGAAAATTCGCGCGCAGGCGGTGCCGAAGATGCCGTGCAAAGCCGCCTGACGGCGCTCTCCGCACGCGAGCGCGAGGTGCTGGACCTGATCCTGGCCGGCAAGATGAACAAGGTCATCGCCGATGAGCTGGGCATCAGCATGCGTACCGTCGAAGTCCATCGCGCCCATATCTTCGACAAGATGAACGTCAAGACCGCCGTCGAGCTGGCGCGTCTGCTGAAGTAA
- the queG gene encoding tRNA epoxyqueuosine(34) reductase QueG produces MSIHPMPADPAARTALADPAGLAALAVAIKAWGRELGFAEVRIADVDLAHREAGFQAWLDKGYHGEMDYMASHGLKRARPAELVPGTVRVVSVRMPYLPAAADPDQPDQPDWRAREEARSADPTAAQVSIYARGRDYHKVLRARLQQLATRIEGQIGPFGYRVFTDSAPVMEVALAEKAGLGWRGKHTLLLHREAGSMFFLGEMLTDLPLPVDEPVTSHCGQCSACITACPTGAIVAPYELDARRCISYLTIELKGSIPDDLRPLIGNRIYGCDDCQLYCPWNKFAQRASLPDFDPRHGLDSASLVDLFGWSEEEFLKNTEGSAIRRIGHERWLRNLAVGLGNAADSASHRGDAAIVAALRARLSHPSALVTEHVAWALARHGVS; encoded by the coding sequence ATGTCCATTCACCCCATGCCAGCCGATCCGGCCGCGCGCACTGCCCTCGCCGATCCCGCCGGTCTGGCGGCGCTGGCCGTCGCCATCAAGGCCTGGGGCAGGGAGCTGGGGTTTGCCGAAGTGCGCATCGCCGATGTCGACCTGGCGCACCGCGAGGCGGGCTTCCAGGCCTGGCTGGACAAGGGTTACCACGGCGAGATGGATTATATGGCAAGCCACGGCCTGAAACGGGCACGCCCGGCCGAACTGGTGCCGGGCACGGTGCGCGTGGTCAGCGTGCGCATGCCTTACCTGCCGGCCGCCGCCGATCCGGACCAGCCCGATCAGCCCGACTGGCGCGCCCGCGAAGAAGCGCGCAGCGCCGATCCGACCGCCGCCCAGGTCTCGATCTATGCGCGTGGACGCGATTACCACAAGGTCTTGCGCGCCCGCCTGCAGCAACTGGCCACCCGCATCGAAGGCCAGATCGGCCCCTTCGGCTACCGCGTCTTCACCGATTCGGCCCCGGTCATGGAAGTGGCGCTGGCCGAGAAGGCCGGACTGGGCTGGCGCGGCAAGCATACGCTGCTGCTGCATCGCGAGGCCGGCTCGATGTTCTTCCTGGGCGAGATGCTGACCGACCTGCCGCTGCCGGTGGATGAACCGGTCACCTCGCACTGCGGCCAGTGCAGCGCCTGCATCACGGCCTGCCCGACCGGCGCCATCGTCGCGCCTTACGAACTGGATGCGCGGCGCTGCATTTCCTATCTCACCATCGAACTCAAGGGCAGCATCCCCGACGACCTGCGGCCGCTGATCGGCAACCGCATCTACGGTTGCGACGACTGCCAGCTCTACTGCCCCTGGAACAAGTTTGCCCAGCGCGCCAGCCTGCCGGACTTCGATCCGCGCCATGGGCTCGATAGCGCCAGCCTGGTCGATCTGTTCGGCTGGAGCGAAGAAGAATTCCTGAAAAACACCGAAGGCAGCGCCATCCGCCGCATTGGCCACGAACGCTGGCTGCGCAACCTGGCCGTGGGTTTGGGCAATGCCGCCGATTCAGCGTCACACCGGGGCGATGCCGCCATCGTGGCCGCGCTGCGTGCGCGCTTGTCCCATCCTTCAGCGCTGGTGACCGAGCATGTGGCTTGGGCGCTGGCCCGTCATGGAGTATCGTGA
- a CDS encoding AEC family transporter encodes MEILNLLLPDFSLIALGLLIYRVSGWGDEFWAGMEKLVYFILFPALLFYSTARLKVDLSVTGGMVGTGVAALVTGIALTWLGKPLLRATPMTYESGMQCAYRFNSYIALALATRMAGEEGAGLMAILLGFGVPLCNIAAVHALAAKNGNLLRELARNPLLVATAGGLTFSALGLHLPEVASVVLSRLGAASIALGLLMVGAGLRLSGLKESKPVVGWFLFIKLCAVPLAAYLIGMQLQLPPLQWRIVVLFCSLPTASSAYILAARMGGNGPFTAFLISIGTLFSALTIPVWLALVH; translated from the coding sequence GTGGAAATCCTCAACCTCCTGCTGCCGGACTTCAGCCTCATCGCGCTGGGCCTGCTGATCTATCGCGTCTCGGGATGGGGCGACGAATTCTGGGCCGGCATGGAAAAACTGGTCTATTTCATCCTCTTTCCGGCACTTCTTTTCTATTCCACCGCGCGCCTGAAGGTCGACCTGTCCGTCACGGGCGGCATGGTCGGCACGGGCGTGGCCGCCCTGGTGACGGGCATCGCGCTGACCTGGCTGGGCAAGCCGCTGCTGCGTGCCACGCCCATGACCTATGAGTCGGGCATGCAATGCGCTTATCGATTCAATTCGTATATCGCGCTGGCGCTGGCTACCCGCATGGCCGGCGAAGAAGGCGCGGGCCTGATGGCCATCCTGCTGGGCTTTGGCGTGCCCCTGTGCAATATCGCGGCAGTCCACGCGCTGGCCGCGAAAAACGGCAACCTGCTGCGCGAGCTGGCCCGCAATCCCTTGCTGGTGGCGACCGCTGGCGGGTTGACGTTTTCTGCACTAGGGCTGCACTTGCCTGAAGTGGCCAGCGTGGTGCTCTCGCGTCTGGGCGCGGCCTCCATTGCGCTGGGCCTGCTGATGGTCGGGGCCGGACTGCGGCTGTCGGGCCTGAAAGAGAGCAAGCCGGTGGTGGGCTGGTTCCTCTTCATCAAGCTCTGCGCGGTGCCGCTGGCGGCTTACCTGATCGGCATGCAACTGCAGCTGCCACCGCTGCAATGGCGCATCGTGGTGCTGTTCTGCAGCCTGCCCACGGCCTCCAGCGCCTACATCCTGGCCGCGCGCATGGGCGGCAATGGTCCCTTCACGGCCTTCCTCATTTCCATCGGCACGCTGTTCTCGGCGCTGACCATTCCGGTCTGGCTGGCGCTGGTGCACTGA
- the tsaE gene encoding tRNA (adenosine(37)-N6)-threonylcarbamoyltransferase complex ATPase subunit type 1 TsaE, translated as MTQNSMNLQRLHLHLPDEAATARLGADLAQVLAPGLAIYLHGDLGAGKTALTRALLHAAGYQGRVKSPTYTLAEPYEVSFAGRMVTVIHFDLYRMASPEEFLDAGFREHFNENSVCIVEWPEKGDPVLPPPDIHVNLSLAGDGRDVELRALSDKGHQCLARLKFAPNL; from the coding sequence ATGACCCAGAACAGCATGAACCTGCAGCGACTCCACCTCCACCTGCCCGACGAAGCCGCCACCGCGCGCCTGGGCGCCGACCTGGCGCAGGTGCTGGCGCCGGGCCTGGCGATCTACCTGCATGGCGACCTCGGGGCGGGCAAGACCGCGCTCACACGCGCCCTGCTGCATGCGGCGGGCTATCAGGGTCGGGTCAAGAGCCCGACCTACACGTTGGCGGAGCCTTATGAAGTTTCCTTCGCAGGCCGCATGGTAACAGTCATCCACTTCGATCTGTACCGCATGGCCAGCCCGGAAGAATTCCTCGATGCCGGTTTTCGTGAACATTTCAACGAAAACTCCGTCTGTATCGTCGAATGGCCCGAAAAGGGCGATCCGGTGTTGCCGCCACCGGACATACACGTCAACCTGTCGCTTGCAGGAGACGGTCGTGATGTAGAATTGCGTGCGTTGTCCGACAAGGGTCATCAATGCCTCGCTCGCCTGAAATTCGCTCCCAATCTGTGA
- a CDS encoding penicillin acylase family protein — translation MPRSNRAVLLAVSLLLASSVQAAPTQTIAIPGLKQRAEILVDRWGVPHIYAASERDTFFMQGFNAARDRLFQIDLWRRRGLGQLSEVFGPAYLAQDRATRLFLYRGDMRREWAAYGPDAQTVAEAFVEGINAYIDYLSLHQEKLPYEFRQLGYLPAKWQAEDVVRIRSHGLTRNLQSEVARAKVACAADLKSDEIRSGLTPPWTAQMPEGLDPCLPKDLLQVFTLATQGVRITRESLNAATTAGDSQLVRIEPAVNPEETMEGSNNWVIAPAKSATGRAIMANDPHRAYSAPSLRYIAHLSAPGLNVIGAGEPALPGISIGHNGSIAFGLTIFNIDQEDLYVYQLNPDNPQQYRYQGRWESMRVLHEPVRIKNGAPAVADLSFTRHGPVIYVDQARHLAYAVRSGWLEPGMSPYFGSIAYMRTRNFRDFKQSMLNWGAPTENQVYADTKGNIGWVPGGLAPKRPNWDGLLPVPGDGRYEWSGFWRGDQLPSSYNPAQGWFASANQMNLPADFPYRERKLGFEWTNNSRFTRISEVLASLPKVSLQDSMRLQNDDLAIPARRLAALLKPLSSDDADTRAALAMLGQWDYVERSDSAPPALYEVWLSRHLGKAFKEALLSKAAADAMGAPDTAVLLDTLENPVPAFGADAQQARARRDQLLLASLGGAWAELVKLQGADASQWQWGKLHHALMAHPLAEVVDEATRKKLNVGPMPKHGGAYSPNQSTYRVNDFRQTNGPSFRVVVDVGRWDNSWAVNAPGQSGDPDSPHYRDLADKWLKGEYFPLLYSRAAIEKVTEQRIVAQPAR, via the coding sequence ATGCCCAGATCGAATCGCGCAGTCCTGCTGGCCGTGAGCCTGCTGCTGGCATCCAGCGTGCAGGCCGCACCGACGCAAACCATCGCCATCCCCGGCCTCAAGCAGCGTGCAGAAATTCTCGTCGACCGCTGGGGCGTGCCTCACATCTACGCCGCCAGCGAGCGCGATACCTTCTTCATGCAGGGCTTCAATGCCGCCCGTGACCGGCTGTTCCAGATCGACCTGTGGCGTCGGCGCGGGCTGGGCCAGCTCTCCGAAGTATTCGGTCCGGCCTATCTGGCGCAGGATCGCGCGACCCGCCTGTTCCTCTACCGTGGCGACATGCGGCGCGAATGGGCTGCCTATGGTCCCGATGCGCAAACCGTGGCGGAGGCCTTCGTGGAAGGTATCAATGCCTATATCGATTACCTCTCCCTGCATCAGGAAAAACTGCCCTACGAATTCCGCCAGTTGGGCTATCTGCCCGCCAAATGGCAGGCCGAGGATGTGGTGCGCATCCGCAGTCACGGCCTCACGCGCAACCTGCAAAGCGAAGTGGCGCGCGCCAAGGTGGCCTGCGCGGCCGATCTGAAATCCGATGAAATCCGCTCCGGCCTGACCCCGCCCTGGACCGCGCAGATGCCCGAGGGCCTGGACCCGTGCCTGCCCAAAGACCTGCTGCAGGTCTTTACGCTGGCCACGCAAGGCGTGCGGATCACCAGGGAGAGTCTGAACGCCGCCACCACTGCAGGCGACAGCCAGCTGGTGCGCATCGAGCCGGCCGTCAATCCGGAAGAGACCATGGAGGGCAGCAACAACTGGGTCATCGCCCCCGCGAAGTCGGCCACCGGCCGCGCCATCATGGCCAACGATCCGCATCGCGCCTATTCGGCCCCGTCGCTGCGCTACATCGCGCACCTGAGCGCGCCGGGCCTGAACGTCATCGGCGCGGGTGAGCCGGCCTTGCCGGGCATCTCCATCGGCCACAACGGCAGCATCGCCTTCGGCCTGACCATCTTCAACATCGATCAGGAAGACCTCTACGTCTACCAGCTCAATCCCGACAATCCACAGCAATACCGCTATCAGGGCCGGTGGGAATCGATGCGCGTGCTGCATGAACCGGTGCGCATCAAGAACGGCGCGCCCGCCGTGGCCGACCTGAGTTTCACGCGCCATGGTCCGGTGATCTACGTCGATCAGGCCAGACACCTGGCCTATGCGGTGCGGTCGGGCTGGCTGGAGCCGGGCATGTCGCCTTACTTCGGCAGCATCGCCTACATGCGCACGCGCAATTTCAGGGATTTCAAGCAATCCATGCTGAACTGGGGCGCGCCCACCGAGAACCAGGTCTATGCCGATACCAAGGGCAACATTGGCTGGGTGCCGGGCGGGCTGGCACCGAAGCGGCCCAACTGGGACGGGCTGTTGCCGGTGCCGGGTGACGGGCGATATGAATGGTCCGGTTTCTGGCGTGGCGACCAGCTGCCCTCGTCCTACAATCCGGCGCAGGGCTGGTTTGCCTCGGCCAATCAGATGAATCTTCCTGCCGATTTTCCCTACCGCGAGCGCAAGCTGGGTTTCGAGTGGACCAACAATTCGCGCTTCACCCGCATCAGCGAAGTGCTGGCCAGCCTGCCCAAGGTCTCGCTGCAGGATTCGATGCGTCTGCAGAATGATGATCTGGCCATTCCCGCACGCCGCCTGGCCGCCTTGCTCAAGCCCTTGTCCTCCGATGACGCCGACACCCGCGCTGCGCTGGCCATGTTGGGCCAGTGGGATTATGTGGAACGCAGCGACTCTGCACCGCCGGCGCTCTACGAAGTCTGGCTCTCGCGCCATCTTGGCAAGGCCTTCAAGGAGGCCTTGCTCTCCAAGGCAGCGGCCGATGCCATGGGAGCACCCGATACCGCCGTGCTGCTCGATACGCTGGAAAACCCGGTACCCGCCTTCGGCGCTGATGCGCAACAGGCACGCGCGCGGCGCGATCAGCTGCTGCTCGCAAGTCTTGGTGGTGCCTGGGCCGAACTGGTCAAACTGCAAGGCGCTGATGCGTCGCAATGGCAATGGGGCAAGCTGCATCACGCGCTGATGGCGCATCCGCTGGCCGAGGTAGTCGATGAAGCCACGCGCAAGAAACTTAACGTCGGCCCCATGCCCAAGCATGGCGGCGCTTATTCGCCCAACCAGTCGACCTATCGCGTCAATGATTTTCGCCAGACCAATGGACCGTCCTTCCGCGTGGTGGTGGACGTGGGCCGCTGGGACAATTCCTGGGCCGTCAATGCGCCGGGACAGTCAGGCGATCCGGACAGTCCGCATTACCGCGACCTGGCCGACAAGTGGCTCAAGGGCGAATATTTCCCGCTGCTGTATTCACGCGCGGCCATCGAGAAGGTCACCGAGCAGCGCATCGTGGCGCAGCCCGCGCGCTAA
- a CDS encoding TRAP transporter large permease subunit, with translation MNALIIFVLLFALMLTGMPISISLGLTVLTFLFTMTDVPIQSVALKLFTGIEKFEIMAIPFFILAGNFLTHGGVARRMINFATSMVGHWHGGLALAGVLACALFAAVSGSSPATVVAIGSIILPAMVRQGFPNRFGAGVITTSGALGILIPPSIVMVMYSVSTNTSVGKLFMAGVVPGLLLAFLLGLTTWYLARKNNYPRLKKATWAERLAAFRKSGWGLFLIVIVMGGIYTGVFTPTEAAAMAAVYAFFIAVFVYKDLSLKQVPKVLLDSASMSAMLLYIITNAVLFSFLVTSENIPQTMAAWITDSGLGPITFLLVVNILLLLAGNVMEPSSIVLILAPILFPVAMKLGIDPVHFGILIVVNMEVGMCHPPVGLNLYVASGITKMGITELTIAVMPWLLTMLGFLALVTYWPALSLWLPNLIYN, from the coding sequence ATGAATGCACTGATTATTTTCGTCCTGCTGTTCGCCCTGATGCTGACCGGGATGCCGATCTCGATCTCGCTGGGCCTGACGGTACTGACCTTCCTCTTCACCATGACCGATGTGCCGATCCAGTCGGTGGCGCTGAAGCTCTTCACGGGGATCGAGAAGTTCGAGATCATGGCGATCCCGTTCTTCATCCTGGCCGGCAATTTCCTCACCCACGGTGGTGTGGCGCGGCGCATGATCAACTTCGCCACCTCGATGGTCGGCCACTGGCATGGCGGCCTGGCGCTGGCGGGCGTGCTGGCCTGCGCGTTGTTTGCGGCGGTATCGGGTTCGTCGCCGGCCACCGTGGTGGCGATCGGTTCCATCATCCTGCCGGCGATGGTCAGGCAGGGTTTCCCGAATCGCTTCGGCGCGGGGGTGATCACCACCTCAGGTGCATTGGGCATTCTGATCCCGCCTTCCATCGTGATGGTGATGTATTCGGTCTCCACCAATACCTCGGTGGGCAAACTGTTCATGGCGGGCGTGGTGCCGGGTTTGCTGCTGGCCTTCCTGCTGGGCCTGACCACCTGGTATCTGGCGCGCAAGAACAACTACCCGCGTTTGAAGAAGGCGACCTGGGCCGAGCGTCTTGCCGCCTTCCGCAAGAGCGGCTGGGGTCTGTTCCTGATCGTCATCGTCATGGGCGGCATCTACACCGGCGTCTTCACACCCACGGAAGCGGCGGCCATGGCGGCGGTGTATGCCTTCTTCATCGCGGTCTTCGTCTACAAGGACCTGAGCCTGAAGCAGGTGCCCAAGGTGCTGCTGGACTCGGCCTCGATGTCGGCCATGCTGCTCTACATCATCACCAATGCGGTGCTGTTCTCCTTCCTGGTGACCAGCGAAAACATCCCGCAGACGATGGCCGCCTGGATCACCGATTCCGGCCTGGGCCCGATCACCTTTCTGCTGGTGGTCAACATCCTTCTGCTGTTGGCCGGCAACGTCATGGAGCCGTCGTCCATCGTGCTGATCCTCGCGCCCATCCTGTTCCCGGTGGCCATGAAGCTGGGCATCGATCCGGTGCACTTCGGCATTCTCATCGTGGTCAACATGGAGGTGGGCATGTGCCATCCGCCGGTGGGCCTGAATCTCTACGTGGCCTCGGGTATTACCAAGATGGGCATCACCGAGCTGACCATTGCGGTCATGCCGTGGCTGTTGACCATGCTCGGTTTCCTGGCGCTGGTGACCTACTGGCCTGCGCTGTCGCTGTGGCTGCCCAACCTGATTTACAACTGA
- a CDS encoding PAS domain S-box protein: MKTVPPPPIAPQPDAASQLQASGRKTTMRWLIPFLLVCLFLATLIWLPRQAQQMEASERLEQLIADSLWVEQAIRFQLSRDDESMRIIGREIINGRLHQDHFRSRLTALLRNNREFYRVTWFNAEGRAVASTDDFPISRKDLSQPSLMTAERARQLRHPLYSPPAIPPGIAEPMLMDYHVPLFHDNHYIGSLVASYAVARILNEMVPWWFAQDNEISLTDTDDNVVARRTSGGPGLNVYTHRRELELPGLILVLHTNSTKSAPKLLPNLLVGSVIVLSLGLLWSLWALWRDINRRTKAEKALLNEAAFRAAMENSLVTGMRARDLQGRITYVNPAFCKMVGFPAEELVGQIPPMPYWAPEAMDEYQERFSNVLAGRATPQFETIFQRRDGERFPVLIFESPLVDKDGRQTGWMGSILDISERKRAEDLNRTQEEKLQASARLASMGEIASTLAHELNQPLAAISSYTTGALNMMQQGQVEPTALQPALEKIHAQAQRAGHVIRSVHQFVKKREPARQRLQIRQLVDNVAPLIELQAQQFFVVLQWQVPRSLPPVLGDQVLLEQVILNLTRNGIQAMAAVPSERRILRVTAELTRNDDGAESVTVSVIDQGHGIAEEVAARLFSPFFSTKAEGMGMGLNICRTTIEFHGGTLTYTDNPAGGTIFRFSLPAQAGQPQ; encoded by the coding sequence ATGAAAACCGTCCCGCCGCCGCCGATCGCACCCCAGCCCGATGCCGCCTCGCAGTTGCAGGCATCCGGCCGCAAGACCACCATGCGCTGGCTGATCCCCTTCCTGCTGGTGTGCCTGTTCCTGGCCACGCTGATCTGGCTGCCGCGCCAGGCCCAGCAGATGGAAGCCAGCGAGCGCCTGGAACAGTTGATCGCCGATTCGCTCTGGGTAGAACAGGCGATCCGTTTCCAGTTGAGCCGCGACGATGAAAGCATGCGCATCATCGGGCGCGAGATCATCAACGGCCGCCTGCATCAGGATCATTTTCGCAGCCGCTTGACTGCCCTGCTGCGCAACAACCGCGAGTTCTATCGCGTCACCTGGTTCAATGCCGAGGGCCGCGCGGTGGCGTCCACCGATGATTTTCCGATCAGCCGCAAGGACCTCTCGCAACCCTCGCTGATGACGGCCGAGCGCGCACGCCAGTTGCGCCATCCGCTCTACAGCCCGCCGGCCATTCCGCCGGGCATCGCCGAGCCGATGCTGATGGACTATCACGTGCCACTGTTCCACGACAATCACTACATCGGCAGCCTGGTGGCCAGTTACGCGGTGGCGCGCATTCTCAACGAGATGGTGCCGTGGTGGTTCGCGCAGGACAACGAAATTTCGCTGACCGATACTGACGACAATGTGGTCGCACGCCGCACCTCGGGCGGACCGGGCCTGAACGTCTATACGCACCGGCGCGAACTGGAGCTGCCGGGGCTGATCCTGGTGCTGCATACCAACAGCACCAAGAGTGCGCCCAAGCTGCTGCCCAACCTGCTGGTGGGCTCGGTGATCGTGCTCTCGCTGGGCCTGCTGTGGAGCCTGTGGGCGCTGTGGCGCGACATCAACCGCCGCACCAAGGCCGAGAAAGCCCTGCTCAATGAAGCCGCGTTTCGCGCCGCGATGGAGAACTCGCTGGTCACCGGCATGCGGGCACGCGACCTGCAGGGCCGCATCACCTACGTCAATCCGGCCTTCTGCAAGATGGTCGGTTTCCCGGCTGAAGAACTGGTGGGCCAGATCCCGCCCATGCCTTATTGGGCGCCGGAAGCCATGGATGAATACCAGGAGCGCTTCTCCAACGTGCTGGCCGGGCGTGCCACGCCGCAATTCGAAACCATCTTCCAGCGCCGCGACGGCGAGCGCTTTCCGGTGCTGATCTTCGAATCGCCGCTGGTGGATAAGGATGGCAGGCAGACCGGATGGATGGGCTCCATCCTCGACATCTCCGAACGCAAGCGCGCCGAAGACCTCAACCGCACCCAGGAAGAAAAACTGCAGGCCAGCGCCCGCCTGGCCAGCATGGGCGAGATCGCCTCGACCCTGGCGCACGAGCTGAACCAGCCGCTGGCGGCCATCTCCAGCTATACCACCGGGGCGCTGAACATGATGCAGCAAGGCCAGGTCGAGCCCACGGCGCTGCAGCCCGCACTGGAAAAGATCCACGCCCAGGCCCAGCGCGCCGGCCACGTGATCCGCAGCGTGCACCAGTTCGTCAAGAAGCGCGAACCGGCACGCCAGCGGCTGCAGATACGGCAACTGGTGGACAACGTGGCGCCGCTCATCGAATTGCAGGCCCAGCAGTTCTTCGTGGTGCTGCAATGGCAGGTGCCCAGGTCGCTGCCGCCGGTGCTGGGTGACCAGGTGCTGCTGGAACAGGTGATCCTGAACCTGACCCGCAACGGCATCCAGGCCATGGCCGCGGTGCCGTCAGAGCGGCGCATCCTGCGCGTGACTGCCGAGCTGACCCGCAACGACGATGGTGCAGAATCGGTCACGGTCTCGGTGATCGACCAGGGTCACGGGATTGCCGAGGAAGTCGCCGCGCGCCTGTTCTCGCCCTTCTTCTCGACCAAGGCCGAGGGCATGGGCATGGGCCTGAACATCTGCCGCACCACCATCGAATTCCACGGCGGCACGCTCACTTACACCGATAACCCGGCAGGCGGTACAATCTTCCGGTTTTCGCTGCCCGCCCAAGCCGGGCAGCCACAATAA